One Candidatus Cloacimonadota bacterium genomic window, TTCTCACCACCGGACAGCACACTCACATATTTATCCACATCTTCTCCGGTAAAAGAGAATCTGGCCAGCCAACTGAGGACGTATCCTTTGGGAGCGTCCGGTACTAGTGACCACAGTGTATCCATCACCGTCTTATCTTCGTCCAAAGCATTCTGGTGTTGATCGTAATAGGCAGTTTTCAGACTGGCTCCTATCTTGAGCTTACCGTCCAACAACCCATGCTGGCCCAGAAGGATCTTTAGCAAGGTGGATTTCCCACAACCATTGGGGCCTATCAACGCAATCCGGTCTTGCCAATGAGCTTCGATATTTATACTCTTGGCAAGGATTAAACCGGAGTGAATCCCAATTTTGGCATCTTTTAATGTGAATACATCGTTACCGCTACGGTCTGCAGATGCCATGCGCAGATGAACTTTTCTGGCCTTCTGAGGTGTGTCCACGGTATCCAGCTTCTCCAACATCTTCAATCTGCTCTTGGCTTGGGATGTCTTTTGGCTTCCCATATTGCGACGAATAAAATCCTTCGTCTCTGCGATGAACTTTTTCTGGCGCTCAAACTGACGTTCACGGCTTTTCCTGGCTATTTGATCCGCTTCATACCAACTGCTGTAGTTGCCCTTGGTGATACTGAGTCCTGAATGACTCAGGCTGTATATAGTGCGGCAGACGTTGTCCAAAAACACACGATCGTGAGATACCACCATGTAGGGGCGTTCATGAGAACTAAGGTAGTTTTCCAGCCAGCGCGTCATAGCAATGTCAAGATGGTTTGTCGGTTCATCCATGATCAATAGATCAAATTCTGCAAGTAGCAAGTATGCAAGACAGATGCGGGTTTGCTCTCCCCCACTGAATTCCGCTATTTTCTTTGCCCGATCCTGAACCCCAAAACCAAGAGAATCCAGCACATACTTGATCTCATTCTCGTGTTCAAAGGCTCCACAAACATGCATCTTTTCCACTACGGCATCCAATTCAGCATGCACGGCTCTATCTTCTTTCACAGAAAGTTGTTCGGATAAAGCTGTCATGCGATTATTCAAGTCCCGAATATCGCTGCGCGCAGATTCTATGTACTCCTGCAAGCTGATATGGGGATTCAAAACCGCGTTTTGTGCCAGATAAGCAACCCGGCAATTGCGGGCTTTGATTACCTGACCTTCGGATAGGCGTAGTTCACCCAGCATCAGTTTGATAAGCGTGCTTTTTCCGGAGCCGTTGGGACCTATCAAACCAATTCGGCTGTTGTGTTCGATTGTGCAATTAATCCCTTTCAGGACATAAGTTCCGGCAAACTCGATCCCCAGATTAATGCATTGAATCAGGCTCATGTATGTATCTCTCTTCTTTCTTCATCGTTCATCTGTGCAATGTCCTGATGAGCCGTATGTTGTCAAA contains:
- a CDS encoding ABC-F family ATP-binding cassette domain-containing protein; the encoded protein is MSLIQCINLGIEFAGTYVLKGINCTIEHNSRIGLIGPNGSGKSTLIKLMLGELRLSEGQVIKARNCRVAYLAQNAVLNPHISLQEYIESARSDIRDLNNRMTALSEQLSVKEDRAVHAELDAVVEKMHVCGAFEHENEIKYVLDSLGFGVQDRAKKIAEFSGGEQTRICLAYLLLAEFDLLIMDEPTNHLDIAMTRWLENYLSSHERPYMVVSHDRVFLDNVCRTIYSLSHSGLSITKGNYSSWYEADQIARKSRERQFERQKKFIAETKDFIRRNMGSQKTSQAKSRLKMLEKLDTVDTPQKARKVHLRMASADRSGNDVFTLKDAKIGIHSGLILAKSINIEAHWQDRIALIGPNGCGKSTLLKILLGQHGLLDGKLKIGASLKTAYYDQHQNALDEDKTVMDTLWSLVPDAPKGYVLSWLARFSFTGEDVDKYVSVLSGGEKSRLYLSVLIHQKPNLLILDEPTNHLDIPMRDALLEALNEFDGSIIFVSHDRHFISSLANKFWVFRKLQETGSVFNTIQEVEGPAEAAIELAFSEPEIIKEAPAPRERKKKINPWHLEQLHKEIETIQMTQKNATLRREHIHGLLADSATYSDAQRVKELMDEDKELERNFESMSREIAELEDKYLELACED